A region from the uncultured Draconibacterium sp. genome encodes:
- the deoC gene encoding deoxyribose-phosphate aldolase, which produces MYTKEQVAKTIDHAVLKPEQTLADLKTNAEMCIKNKVFSMCVKPCDIKPAKDLLKDSGVKVSCVLSFPHGADATPVKAFQAKQAIKDGTDEIDMVMNIGRFLSGEYDYVRDDIKAVVEVAHQHNVLVKVIQESGHLTLEQIAKACELSYEAGADFVKTSTGFGPGGAKPEYIEVMVKTVGDKMQVKPSGGIRDWETAVAFLEQGADRLGIGSTEAVLNGATAEGDY; this is translated from the coding sequence ATGTATACAAAAGAACAAGTAGCGAAAACCATAGATCATGCGGTTTTAAAACCCGAACAAACCTTGGCCGATTTAAAGACCAATGCCGAAATGTGTATCAAAAACAAGGTATTTAGCATGTGTGTAAAGCCTTGCGACATAAAGCCTGCAAAAGATTTGTTGAAAGACAGCGGTGTAAAAGTATCGTGTGTGCTGAGTTTTCCACACGGAGCTGATGCCACGCCGGTGAAAGCATTTCAGGCAAAACAGGCCATAAAAGACGGTACTGACGAAATTGATATGGTAATGAATATTGGCCGATTCTTATCGGGAGAATACGATTATGTGCGTGACGATATAAAAGCCGTTGTAGAAGTAGCGCACCAACACAATGTGCTGGTAAAAGTTATCCAGGAAAGTGGCCATTTAACCCTGGAGCAAATTGCAAAAGCCTGCGAATTATCGTACGAAGCCGGTGCCGATTTTGTAAAAACCTCAACAGGTTTTGGGCCGGGGGGAGCCAAACCGGAGTACATTGAGGTGATGGTAAAAACGGTTGGCGATAAAATGCAGGTAAAACCTTCGGGCGGAATCCGCGATTGGGAAACAGCCGTAGCTTTTCTTGAGCAGGGAGCCGACCGTTTAGGAATTGGATCAACTGAAGCAGTGCTGAATGGGGCAACCGCAGAGGGAGATTATTAG
- the xseB gene encoding exodeoxyribonuclease VII small subunit yields the protein MAAKKISYSEAMSEIEEILVKIENEELDVDELAEKVKRVSVLLKTCKDKLTKTNEQVEQILKEMED from the coding sequence ATGGCAGCTAAAAAAATATCGTACAGCGAGGCAATGTCCGAGATAGAAGAGATTTTGGTGAAAATTGAAAATGAAGAGCTGGATGTGGATGAACTGGCCGAAAAAGTAAAACGCGTATCGGTGTTGCTTAAAACGTGTAAAGATAAATTGACCAAAACCAACGAGCAGGTTGAACAGATTTTAAAGGAAATGGAGGATTAA
- the xseA gene encoding exodeoxyribonuclease VII large subunit yields the protein MKQQLTLSELNESIKDALLEAFPGSVWVVAEVSELKHNRSGHCYLELVEKQGNTIVARSRATIWSYTYRMLKPYFETTTGQAFTQGIKILVQATVEYHPAYGLSLNIKDIDPTYTVGDMALQRKEIINRLQAEGVFEMNKELDLPLVPQKIAVISSATAAGYQDFMNQLEDNEYGFKFYTHLFEAYMQGAETVPSIINALDRVFAYEDFFDAVAIIRGGGATADLSSFDDYDLAINITQFPIPVITGIGHEKDDTIIDLVAHTRLKTPTAVAGFFINGIERFYERLIQVETEISTRTREILETQHDKLARIAEGIKYSVSDFINERQVKLSRRGNELQQNISQFSYKKHSELNKVRHGLNASMAVWGVETKNNIGRKQRLLKRVVSEAILKENITLNHQQDVLLGSVKRKLMKEHDRIVMNENSVRLLDPENVLKRGFTVTLKEGKIIKSSKNVKTGEELETRFADGTIKSKIIQNK from the coding sequence ATGAAACAGCAACTTACGCTCTCGGAGTTAAACGAATCGATAAAAGATGCCCTGCTGGAGGCATTTCCCGGAAGTGTATGGGTAGTGGCCGAAGTAAGTGAGCTGAAACATAACAGGAGCGGTCATTGTTATCTGGAGTTGGTTGAAAAACAAGGGAATACAATTGTAGCGCGTTCGCGAGCCACCATTTGGTCGTACACCTACCGGATGCTAAAACCTTATTTTGAAACCACTACCGGGCAAGCTTTTACACAAGGCATAAAAATTCTTGTGCAAGCCACTGTCGAATATCATCCGGCCTATGGTTTAAGTTTAAATATCAAAGATATTGACCCTACGTATACGGTTGGCGATATGGCCCTGCAACGAAAAGAAATAATTAACCGTTTGCAGGCAGAGGGTGTTTTTGAAATGAACAAGGAGCTCGACTTGCCCCTGGTGCCTCAGAAAATTGCGGTTATATCTTCAGCAACAGCAGCCGGTTATCAGGATTTTATGAATCAGCTGGAGGACAATGAATACGGTTTTAAATTTTATACTCATCTTTTTGAAGCCTATATGCAGGGGGCAGAAACAGTACCATCAATTATCAATGCACTCGATCGCGTTTTTGCTTACGAAGATTTTTTTGATGCTGTGGCTATCATTCGCGGAGGAGGTGCCACTGCCGATTTGAGTAGTTTTGATGATTATGACCTGGCCATAAATATTACTCAGTTTCCAATCCCTGTTATTACAGGAATCGGGCACGAAAAAGATGACACCATTATCGACCTGGTGGCTCACACCCGTTTAAAAACACCCACTGCAGTTGCCGGTTTTTTTATAAATGGGATTGAACGTTTTTATGAGCGCTTAATACAAGTGGAAACTGAAATAAGCACACGTACCCGCGAAATTCTGGAAACACAGCACGATAAATTAGCACGAATAGCAGAAGGAATAAAATATTCGGTTAGCGATTTTATTAACGAAAGGCAAGTGAAACTTAGCCGGCGCGGAAATGAATTGCAACAAAATATCAGTCAGTTTTCATATAAAAAACACAGCGAATTAAATAAGGTAAGACACGGTTTAAATGCTTCAATGGCAGTGTGGGGTGTTGAAACAAAAAACAATATTGGCAGGAAACAACGTTTGCTAAAACGCGTGGTAAGCGAGGCCATTTTAAAAGAAAATATTACGCTGAACCATCAGCAGGATGTATTGCTTGGAAGCGTGAAACGAAAACTGATGAAGGAACATGACCGTATAGTTATGAATGAAAACAGCGTACGTTTGTTAGACCCTGAAAATGTGTTGAAAAGAGGGTTTACGGTTACCTTAAAAGAAGGAAAGATTATAAAGTCGAGCAAGAATGTTAAAACGGGTGAAGAGTTGGAAACGCGTTTTGCCGACGGAACAATTAAAAGTAAAATCATACAAAACAAATAG